The following is a genomic window from Sphingobacterium spiritivorum.
TCAGGGAGGTTTTCGAATCTATCCGGAAGCAGACATCCTATAATTTTATTTATTCAAAACGTCTTCTGGAAAAATCCAGACCCGTGACTGTAAACCTGAGTAATGTAAGTGTAAAAGACGCGCTTGAAGCTTGTTTTGAAGGACAACCTATTTCCTATAAACTACAAGGTGAAAATATTGTCATCAGCGCCAAAACCAACGATCCGACTTCCGGAATAAACACCGGATTGCAGCAAAATATCAGCGGAAGAGTGCGTCTTAAAGGTGAAAGCGGAACACAGTATGCTCCGGGAGTAAGTATTCGTGCCAAAGGCAGGGATGCAGCTACATCGACCGACGCTAACGGGCATTTTACAATAAGCGCTGCAACCGGAGATATCCTGATTATTTCGTTTGTGGGATATATCTCACGTGAGATAACAGTAAAGGACGTCACGGGTATAGAGGTGACACTGGAAGAGCAGGTCAATGAGTTGGATGCTGTAGTCGTCACAGGTTACACCACTCAGGAGAAGAGATCCATTACCGGAGCAATGTCCTCTATTAAAAAAGAATCTATTGAAAATGTCCCTGTACAGTCCTTTGACCGGGCTATGCAAGGGCAGGTTTCGGGGGTCAATGTGATGGCAGCCAACGGCGTACCAGGAGGACCTGTAAGGATTAATATCCGCGGTACAGGATCTATTACAGCCGGAAATGAGCCTCTGATCATTGTTGACGGAGTTCAACTTAATACTTCTACTTCTTCGGGACAGACAGCGAGTAATCCTCTGGCTTTTCTGAATAATAATGATATAGAGTCTATAGAAGTACTTAAAGACGGAGCTGCAGCATCTATATACGGAGCCCAGGCTGCAAACGGGGTTGTACTGGTTACCACAAAAGCGGGAAAAGCCGGAAAGACCAAAGTAAACCTCAATTATTATAACGGTATTACCAGTCCGATGCCGGAGATGAAAATGCTGAATACACAGCAGTTTTTTCAATCCAGATTAGAATCCCGTAACAATCGTTACCCGACACGTACACCTGAACGAAACAGAGCCGATATCCTTACAGGCATGGGATTTCCTGCGGATATGACAGACGAAGAAATTGCAGCATTACCTACCTACAACTGGCAGGAAGCCGCTTTCAGAACCGGTCACACCAATAATGCAGACCTTTCTATCAGCGGAGGAAATGATAAAACAACTTTTTTCCTTTCCGGATCTTACAATAAGACGGATGGAAATGTAGTCTCTATAGACTTTGAGCGTGCAACTGCTAAATTAGGGCTAACACATAAGTTAACGGACAAATTATCACTTGCCACTAATATTAATCTGAGTACTATTACCCAAAACGGTACTTCCGGAAGTAACGGTTCGACAGGAGCGTATGCTGCACCGCAGTACAGTGCGCCTATGATTCTGCCCTTTATTCCGGTTTACAATGCAGATGGAAGTTACAATGCACCGATCGATGGCTTTCCGGGTTCCTCTAATCGTAATCCTATACAGGAAAGTGTAGTAGGTACATTGCAAAGCCGTACAAAAGCGTTGGTATCTAATTTTTCTGCAACTTATCAGATCAACAGTAAATTAAGCTTCAAATCATTCTATGGTATAGACTATCGTATTATAGATGATGAACGTTATGTCGATCCCCGTACCCGAAGTGGGGCCGCTTCTCAGGGATCCCTGACCATAGGTAAAAGACAGAATAGCAACTTTCTTACAAACCAGACCTTAAACTATAAAACAACGTTTGCTGAAGACCATAATCTTTCTGCTTTATTAGGAGCAGAGTACAGGTATGACAACAGAGAAATCTCTTCAGTGACAGGAACGGGTTTTACTACTTATCAGTTCAGATCCTTACAGTCTGCAGCCATTATCACAGCAGGTACCGGAAGCTGGACTGGTTTCAAAAGAGCCGGTGTATTCGGACAGGTTAACTACGATTTTCAGAAAAAATATCTGTTAAGTGCAGTTCTGCGTTATGACGGCTCATCCCGATTTGGTAAAAACAATAAATTCGGATGGTTTCCTGCCATCTCTGCCGGATGGAATATGTCAGAAGAATCCTTCCTGAAAGATCAGGAGTGGATCAATCAGTTGAAACTGAGAGTAGGTTACGGTGAAACCGGTAATGATGCTATCGGCAATTTTGATTCCCGTGCCTTGTACGGTAGTTCAAGTTCATCCAACTACAATCAGGAGCCGGGTATTTATCCTTCGGGAATAGAAAATGCCTTGCTGAAATGGGAACGTAATGTGACTACTAATATTGGGGTAGACTATGCATTTTTCAATAACAGGATACAGGGTTCTGTGGAGGTATTCAGAAGGTTGAGCAAAGACTTACTGTTAGATAAGCCTCTTCCTTACCTGAGCGGATTCTCAAATGTAACCAGTAATGTCGGAAAACTTAAGAATGAAGGTATAGAGCTGGAGATCCGTACACGAAATATTCAGTCAGATGATTTCTCCTGGTCTACTAACTTCAACATCTCTTTCCTGCGCAACCGAGTACTCCGCTTACTGGGTGATGATAAAGTATTGCCGGGTAATCAGTCTGTACGTGTAGGTTATGCATTGGGTACCAATGTGACATATCAGTATGCAGGTGTTAACTCTGCAACAGGAAGACCAATGTGGTATGATGCTAATGGTGAAATTACGTATCAGCCCTCGGCACCGAATGATTACAAAATATTTGGCAATCAGTTAAGTGATTTTTATGGAGGCTTCACCAATACATTTCAATATAAAGGTTTGTCCCTCAATGTGTTTTTCCATTACGACTATGGCCGTGAGTTGAGCAACAGCGGTATGAATTCGAAATGGTATGCCAACGGTGGGGACTACAGGAATACACTGGAATGGATCTTTAATAACAGATGGACTACACCTGGTCAATTGACTACAGTACCACGCCCTTATGACGGAAATGCAGAGACAAATGGTATGTCACAGGTGTCAACCAGCAGCCGCTATCTGGAGGATGCGTCTTTTATACGTCTTAAAAATGTGTCTCTGTCTTATCAGTTACCTAAATCCTGGACCAGCCGTCTGAAGTTGTCAGATGTAAAGGTATATGCACAGGGAGAAAACCTGGCGACATGGACCAAATGGACAGGATATGATCCGGAATTGATCATCGATACAGAAGATTTTAGTTCTTCTCAGGGAGCTATACCACAGACACGCGCATATACATTGGGAGTACAGATCGGGTTTTAATCTAAAATGAAAATGAAAAAAATAACATATATAATACTTTTGGCCACTTCAATGTGGGCGACTTCATGTGAGAAGATGCTGGAAGTGGATCCCCGCCAGTCCATAGATGCTTCTACAGCACTCACAAGCCCGGAAGCCATTACTGCAGCCACAAATGGAGTATATGCCAAATTGCGGCAAGTCAGTCTTTACGGACGTGATCTGATCGCTATACCCGAATTGCTGGCTGACAACGCCATCAATACAGGAGCAGGAAACAGATTGATCAAAGAATCGAATAATGAAATAGGTGCACATATTACTAACTGGCAGCAGTCCTATTATGCTGTCAATCAGATTAATCTGATTCTGGAAGCTTTGGAAAATATAGATCTGGAAGCAAATTTCAAAAATAATATCAAGGGGCAGAACCTGTTTCTCAGAGCGTTATTATATCACAATCTTTTACGCGTATATGCATATGATCCTACAGCTATTGTAGCTGCATCCGATAGAGGAGGAGTGCCGATAGTGCTGAAAGGAGTACTGGAGGTAGATCAGATAGAGTTTGCTTCGCGTAATACGATTGAAGAAGGGTATAAGCAAGTGTATCAGGACCTGACAGAGGCTGCTACGCTGATTGCAGAAAGCAATAACAGTAAAGCTCCTGCTTTTGCGTCACGTGGAGCAGTAGCTGCACTTTTCAGTCGTGTAGCCTTGTACAAGGGCGATTATGAGAAAGCTGTTGCCGAAGCTGATAAAGCGATGGCCAGCGGAGTAGCGACATTTCCGGCTAATGCACAGTTGATCAGCTCATGGCGCAGTGAAAAACATCCGGAGTCATTCTTTGAGGTTGCCTTTACTACAGCAGATAACCTGGGCAGCAATGAATCCCTGCGAGCCACTTTTATGACAAGGACGACTGTGACATCTAATGCTACCGCTTCTTTCGGAAATGTGGTGGTCAGTGATGATCTGTATGCGCAGTATAGTGCAAATGACACAAGAAGAGGTTTGATAATGAAAGGATTGGGTGCAAATGCCACCCGTAATGAAATGACCAAATTTGCCAGCAAAAACGGTGTGGCTAATCTGGACAATGTACCTGTAATCCGCTATGCAGAAGTGCTGTTGAATAAAGCTGAAGCTCTGGCTAATCTGGGTAAGGACAGTGATGCAAGAACCGCTCTCAATCGGATACGTACCCGTGCAAATCTTGCTGAAGTATCTTTGTCAGGCACAGCATTAATGGAGGAGATTATTCTGCAAAGACGACTGGAGCTGGCTTTTGAGGGACATCGATTCTTTGATATTAAAAGACGCGGAAAAGACATCATCAAAGATGCCGGAAATGTAATGTTTAATGATTTCAGAATACTGGGGAGACTTCCTATACGCGAAATTGAGATCAACCCTAATCTTATTCAGAATCCTGGCTACTAATTATTAAATATAAAAACATGAAAACATATATAGGTTTATTGGCAGTGTTGATCAGTGTATTGTTCACCTCATGCTTTAAAGATCATGAAGAAGATTTTTACCTTCCTGATTTCAGGATTGAGTTTCAGGATGCGGTAATGAATACCAATAGTCCCGGACTATCTTATCCTATCCTGAAGGAACTGCGAAATAAAGCAGGTGTTCAGAAATATCAGGTCAACTTAATTGGCGGATTAAAGGATACTGATCAGACAGTAAAGATCCGGATCAGACCGGAAAGTACAGCAAAAGCGGATCAGCATTACAGACTTCCGAAAGGCAGCGAACTTGTTATCCCTGCAAATAGTGCTTTCGGATATTTTGAAGTGGAAATCCCCGAGCTGACCAATACTGCAGCTGTCAGTCTGGTCTTTGATCTGGAATCAAATGACCAGCTTAAGGTAAGTGCAAATTACAGCACTTTGGGACTTACTATTCGTAAATAAATAATTACCTTTAAACGATCAACGCCCTCTTTATTATTCAAAGAGGGCGTTTTTAATAGAAGATACTATGTTAAGCAAAAGGATAAGAAGAAATATACTGACATTAGCCCTTGCCTGTACAGCATTAATTGGCTACAGTCAGGAAAAAAATGCCGGACTCCGGGAAGAACCACATCTGTTTTTTGAAAATAATACAACCACTATCAAATGGGTGGATAATGGTGTATACCATCATGTCAGTTCCTCTGACAAAAAAGACTTTGATAAGCAGGTAAAACTGTTCTCTCAAAAACTCGATATAGATCTCAAGGAAGCGTTACAGCAAAAGGAGAGGGCCACTCGTGAAGAATCTGCTTTTTTAGAACAATATAACGATATTGAACATTTTGCGGCTATCAGTGATTTGCACGGCCAGCATGATTTATTCGTTCGTTTACTGCAGCAACATCATATTATAGACAAAAAAGGAAACTGGACCTATGGAGACGGTCATCTCGTGATTGTAGGAGATATTATGGATAGAGGAGATAAAGTCACTGAAAGTCTGTGGTTGTTAGTGAAGCTGGAAAAACAGGCTTTGTCAAAAGGTGGTCGTGTGCATTATGTGATCGGCAATCATGAACTCATGGTATTCGATAACGATCTCCGCTATATCAATCAGAAGTATAAAGATGTAGCCTCTCTTTTTGGAATGGGATATGATCAGTTTTTTAGTAAAGATAGCTTTTTTGGCAGATGGCTGAAGCAAAAGCCGGTAATCATTGGTATTAATAATATACTCTTTACACATGGAGGGATCTCTCCGGAATTTGTAGAGAAAGGGCTGACAGCAGCCCGTACAAATAAGCTGTTTGCAGATAGTATCTTTACAAGGTCTAAAACCGTATACAGACAAAATAAAGAACTGGAGTTTCTGACACGTTCTAAAGGTCCGCTGTGGTACAGAGGATATTTTACCGATTCTACTTTTAATGCACAGACGCTGGATTTTATCCTGCACGGATTGAAAAAAGACCATATAATTGTCGGTCATACTTCGCATCCGACTATTGTAAATCTGTACGATAACAGGATATTTGGCGTCGATTCAAGTATAAAAAACGGTAAGAACGGAGAAATACTGCTGTATGAAAAAGGTATATTTTATCGCGGACTATTAAACGGACAAAAAGAAAAATTCTAACAGAGCGTATTATAACCAATCAAAGAAAGGTAGTCTCCAAAAATGATGCTGTCATACTGAAACCTTGCTGCCCTCAGGCATTTGGTTCTGTATGACAGCATTTTCTATTTAATAGCAGATATTCTTATTCTGATGTCAATACACGTTAGCCATTCATACCTTTGAGTAGCGTACTAACCAATTCATCTTCACGCAAAGGTTTGCTCAGAACTCCGTCAAATGTGTAGATATTATGGCTTCTGTGATCATCTTCCAGCAGCATATTTTCGGAAGTGAAGGCAAATACCTTAATATGTTCCGACGTTTTACTTTCTTTAATACTGTTCAGAATATCCCATCCGCTCATTTCAGGCATCAATAAATCAGTGATCACAATATCTACCGGATGTTGTTGGACGAACCGTAATCCTTCAGCTCCGTTCTCAAACGTATGGACATTCTTCTTGTCTTTAAAGAACTGCTTCAGATACAGAATATTAATACGGCTATCGTCAATCAATACAATGTTGAGACTTTCAGGAAGATCATTAACAGTATAAGGACCCGAATTCTTTTGTAGCAGCAATTCCTTTTCATACGGAATTTTCAGGCTGAATGTCGTTCCGGTACCCAGTGTACTCTCAAAAGAGATGTCTCCGTTTAGTTGTTCGGTCAGCAATTTGGAAATATACAATCCAAGACCAAAACCTCCGACATTATTCTCAGAATCGGTCATATAATATTTACGGAACACAAAATTCTTGTTTTTATCTGCTATACCTATTCCCGAATCCGCAACTTCAATGTGTAATGTTTGTTTGTTGCCGGATTTGCGTATGCGAGCCTGCAATCTTACATCCCCTTTTTTTGTGTATTTGATAGCATTAGTAATCAGATTAGACGTAATCTGCTTGATTCTGAATGCATTGCTGTATATTTTTAGTTTCGGATCAATGTCGATTACATTAGTAAAGGCCAGACCTTTCGTCTGCGCCTGATAACTGTGCAGACTTACCAGATCGTGTAACATTTCATAAGGCGAGAAGTAGTCATATTTGATGTTGAGTGAACCTACTTCCAGTTTGCTGAGACTCAGAATATCGTTGATAGTACTGTTTATCAATGTTATCTCATAATTGGCTGATTCGATCAGCTCATGATTGACCTTATTACTTTCCGTGTTTTTATTCATAAGATCGATCACACCCAGCAGAGAGTTAATCGGAGCCCGTATTTCATGGCTTATACTAGCCAGGACACTTGTTTTCTCTTCAGCGATTTTGGCCACATATTCTTTTTCCTGATAAAGCCTCTTTTCATAAGAAACTACCTTAAACTGATAATAGATAATGAAAATAATCATAAAC
Proteins encoded in this region:
- a CDS encoding TonB-dependent receptor; the encoded protein is MKIKNYKKAFMRINLIFIFLLSCIVSAYSSVSYAQKVNLHTRNASIREVFESIRKQTSYNFIYSKRLLEKSRPVTVNLSNVSVKDALEACFEGQPISYKLQGENIVISAKTNDPTSGINTGLQQNISGRVRLKGESGTQYAPGVSIRAKGRDAATSTDANGHFTISAATGDILIISFVGYISREITVKDVTGIEVTLEEQVNELDAVVVTGYTTQEKRSITGAMSSIKKESIENVPVQSFDRAMQGQVSGVNVMAANGVPGGPVRINIRGTGSITAGNEPLIIVDGVQLNTSTSSGQTASNPLAFLNNNDIESIEVLKDGAAASIYGAQAANGVVLVTTKAGKAGKTKVNLNYYNGITSPMPEMKMLNTQQFFQSRLESRNNRYPTRTPERNRADILTGMGFPADMTDEEIAALPTYNWQEAAFRTGHTNNADLSISGGNDKTTFFLSGSYNKTDGNVVSIDFERATAKLGLTHKLTDKLSLATNINLSTITQNGTSGSNGSTGAYAAPQYSAPMILPFIPVYNADGSYNAPIDGFPGSSNRNPIQESVVGTLQSRTKALVSNFSATYQINSKLSFKSFYGIDYRIIDDERYVDPRTRSGAASQGSLTIGKRQNSNFLTNQTLNYKTTFAEDHNLSALLGAEYRYDNREISSVTGTGFTTYQFRSLQSAAIITAGTGSWTGFKRAGVFGQVNYDFQKKYLLSAVLRYDGSSRFGKNNKFGWFPAISAGWNMSEESFLKDQEWINQLKLRVGYGETGNDAIGNFDSRALYGSSSSSNYNQEPGIYPSGIENALLKWERNVTTNIGVDYAFFNNRIQGSVEVFRRLSKDLLLDKPLPYLSGFSNVTSNVGKLKNEGIELEIRTRNIQSDDFSWSTNFNISFLRNRVLRLLGDDKVLPGNQSVRVGYALGTNVTYQYAGVNSATGRPMWYDANGEITYQPSAPNDYKIFGNQLSDFYGGFTNTFQYKGLSLNVFFHYDYGRELSNSGMNSKWYANGGDYRNTLEWIFNNRWTTPGQLTTVPRPYDGNAETNGMSQVSTSSRYLEDASFIRLKNVSLSYQLPKSWTSRLKLSDVKVYAQGENLATWTKWTGYDPELIIDTEDFSSSQGAIPQTRAYTLGVQIGF
- a CDS encoding RagB/SusD family nutrient uptake outer membrane protein, which codes for MKKITYIILLATSMWATSCEKMLEVDPRQSIDASTALTSPEAITAATNGVYAKLRQVSLYGRDLIAIPELLADNAINTGAGNRLIKESNNEIGAHITNWQQSYYAVNQINLILEALENIDLEANFKNNIKGQNLFLRALLYHNLLRVYAYDPTAIVAASDRGGVPIVLKGVLEVDQIEFASRNTIEEGYKQVYQDLTEAATLIAESNNSKAPAFASRGAVAALFSRVALYKGDYEKAVAEADKAMASGVATFPANAQLISSWRSEKHPESFFEVAFTTADNLGSNESLRATFMTRTTVTSNATASFGNVVVSDDLYAQYSANDTRRGLIMKGLGANATRNEMTKFASKNGVANLDNVPVIRYAEVLLNKAEALANLGKDSDARTALNRIRTRANLAEVSLSGTALMEEIILQRRLELAFEGHRFFDIKRRGKDIIKDAGNVMFNDFRILGRLPIREIEINPNLIQNPGY
- a CDS encoding DUF4843 domain-containing protein, producing MKTYIGLLAVLISVLFTSCFKDHEEDFYLPDFRIEFQDAVMNTNSPGLSYPILKELRNKAGVQKYQVNLIGGLKDTDQTVKIRIRPESTAKADQHYRLPKGSELVIPANSAFGYFEVEIPELTNTAAVSLVFDLESNDQLKVSANYSTLGLTIRK
- a CDS encoding metallophosphoesterase family protein; its protein translation is MLSKRIRRNILTLALACTALIGYSQEKNAGLREEPHLFFENNTTTIKWVDNGVYHHVSSSDKKDFDKQVKLFSQKLDIDLKEALQQKERATREESAFLEQYNDIEHFAAISDLHGQHDLFVRLLQQHHIIDKKGNWTYGDGHLVIVGDIMDRGDKVTESLWLLVKLEKQALSKGGRVHYVIGNHELMVFDNDLRYINQKYKDVASLFGMGYDQFFSKDSFFGRWLKQKPVIIGINNILFTHGGISPEFVEKGLTAARTNKLFADSIFTRSKTVYRQNKELEFLTRSKGPLWYRGYFTDSTFNAQTLDFILHGLKKDHIIVGHTSHPTIVNLYDNRIFGVDSSIKNGKNGEILLYEKGIFYRGLLNGQKEKF
- a CDS encoding hybrid sensor histidine kinase/response regulator, whose protein sequence is MTNAKKNAFYLRMVLIVSIILSFIFLSAIFIYQYGQYRRIEAKLNAAYASGNTQSSALYGLFSTFSEADNLFRLYTVDFKAETYQLYKNKLDTIKFVVDSLSTLPIENNPLQKSITNVKEKGVVAMEFASLKRDVDQLVFFAKDSLELLKNPKEDYRTRPTLTIADTFISNTLQDTVRNLVTQDTVVKKKESLFKRIFNTKNDTIVSNTVDQKFNINKIGLIQQHVQNTILQNDKIYSSNMNNLRMVFSKLRQKERELIQSNHTLLSKLKTGINRLRDIELAANRNAEAMNFAQYQKNAQHFGTQLIIALCIMLFMIIFIIYYQFKVVSYEKRLYQEKEYVAKIAEEKTSVLASISHEIRAPINSLLGVIDLMNKNTESNKVNHELIESANYEITLINSTINDILSLSKLEVGSLNIKYDYFSPYEMLHDLVSLHSYQAQTKGLAFTNVIDIDPKLKIYSNAFRIKQITSNLITNAIKYTKKGDVRLQARIRKSGNKQTLHIEVADSGIGIADKNKNFVFRKYYMTDSENNVGGFGLGLYISKLLTEQLNGDISFESTLGTGTTFSLKIPYEKELLLQKNSGPYTVNDLPESLNIVLIDDSRINILYLKQFFKDKKNVHTFENGAEGLRFVQQHPVDIVITDLLMPEMSGWDILNSIKESKTSEHIKVFAFTSENMLLEDDHRSHNIYTFDGVLSKPLREDELVSTLLKGMNG